In the genome of Pseudonocardia cypriaca, the window GTCGGCCGACAGCCGCGGCAGGGCGAGCGCGCACCCCGTGCCGATGACGACGAGGCCGGCGGCGTAGATCGGGTAGGGGGTCGCGCGGCCGACCGTCGACAGGCCGACCAGCCCGCCGCCGATCAACGCGAACGCCGCGGCGAGCTGTACCGCCGGTGCGAGGCGGGCCGAGATCCACGGTGCGAACCGGGCGCCTGCCAGCAGCGGCACCACCAGCGGCACGAGCCCGAGCCCGGTGGCCAGCACGCCGTACCCCTTGCCGTACTGCAGGAACGAGGCGTTGACGAAGAACAGGCCGAACATGCCGAAGAAGCACACGACCATGCCGAGGCAGGAGCTGCGCAGCAGCGGGATCCGGAACAGCCGCGGGTCGAGCAGCGGCCGCTCGGCCCGTAGCTCGGCCCGTGCCCAGGCCGCGTAGAGGCCGACGGCGAGGACGAAACCGCCGATCACGACGGGGCCGGCCCAGCCGAGCTCCGGTGCTTCGATGATGCCGAGCAGCAGCGCGAAGGTGCCGCCGGTCAGCATGAGGGTCGCGACGGGGCGCAGCGGGCGGGCGGTGCGCGGGGAGACCGGCGTCGTCGCGGCGACCGCGACGGCCAGCGCGACCGCGATCGGGACCACACCTGCGAACAGCGATCGCCAGCCACCGGCGGCCAGCAGCGCTCCGCCACCGACGTTGCCGATGATGCCGCCGACCCCGGTCGCCGCCGCCCACCACCCGATCGCGGCCGGCCTGCGCTCCGGTGGCGTCGCGTGCAGGAGACACCCGAGGGTGTTGGGCAGGACCGCAGCGGCGCCGATGCCGGCGACCACCCGCCCGGCGAGCAGCACCGGGATCGTGGGTGCGAGCGCCGAGACGAGCGCACCGAGCGCGACGGTGGCCAGCCCGGCGGTCAGCACGCCCTTGCGGCCGAACCGGTCGCCCGCCGCGCCGCCGGGGATCACCAGGCAGGCGAAGACCAGCACGTAGCCGTCGACGACCCATAGCAGGGCGGACGAGGAGGGCGCCAACGCGTCGGCCAGCAGTGGGAGCGCGAGGTTGACGGAGGCGACGAAGCCGACGACGAGCGCCGCGCAGGCGCACATCACGACGAGCGTCGCCGCGGGACGGGTGTTGGACATGGCAGGGACGCTAGGAACGCCCAACTACTGCGTCTACTGCAAAGATCGGAAGGCTGGGTTGCGTAGCATGCACATGTGCCGCCGGACCTGGACCTGAACCTGTTGAAGGTGCTCGACGCCCTCGCCACCGAGGGCAGCGTCACGGGAGCGGCGCGACGACTGCACCTCTCGGTGCCCGCCACCAGCCGCGCGCTCGCCCGGCTGCGTCGCGCCTTCGCCGACCCCGTGTTCGTCCGCGCCGGGCGGGGCCTCGCCCCGACCCCGTTCACGCTGCGGGTGGCGCCCCAGGTCCGCTCGCTCCTCGACGCCGTCGATGGCGTGCTGACCAGCGAACGCGAGCTCGACCCGGCCACGCTCGACCGCAGGTTCACGATCCGCATCAACGACGGCGTCGCGAGCACGCTCGCGTTGCACCTCGTGCGGCGGGTGAGCGCCGAGGCCCCCCGGGTCACGCTGCGGTTCGTCGGTGAGGGCGCGGAGGAGGTCGAGGCGTTGCGCGACGGCACGGTGGACATCGACGTCGGCGTGGGTGACGCGGCTGCGACCGACCTGCGAGAAGCACAGCTCTACGTCGACTCGCTCACCCTGGTCGTCGATGCGGGCTCGGAGCTCGGACGCAGCGCGGACCCGTCGCCTGCGCAGGTCTGCGCCCACCCGCACGTCGTCGCGTCGCGGCGGGGCATCTCGCGGGGCCCGCTCGACGACGCGCTCGCCGCCCACGGGCTCGCGCGGCACGTGGCGGCCGTGGTCGGCTCGTTCGCCGTCGCGGCGCTGATGGTGGCGGGCTCCGACCTCGTCGGGCTCGTCCCGCGCCGGTTGGCCGAGCAGTACGGCGCCATGCTCGGGCTGCGGGCGCTCGCGCCGCCGATCGACCTCCCGCCCGTGCCGATCAGGGCCCAGTGGCACGGCAGGCTCGACGCCGACCCCGCCCAGCGATGGCTACGTGCCCACCTGCGAGCGGCCGCGTCGCCGGGGTGACCTGCGGCTACCAGGTCCAGAAGTCGCGGAGGTCGGCCCGCCACGAGCTCGGGAAATACCGCTGGATCGTGAACGCCATGCCGATGTCCTGCGCGATGAACTGGTCGCGTTCGAGCCGCCGGACGATCGGTGTGCCGGGTGCGCCCTTGTTGTCCCACCACGACTCCCACTGCTTCACGCACGTCTTCCCGCTGTGGTACGGGTTGGAGCACGGCGCGGGCGGTGACCAGATCTGGGTGTGACCGAAGTCGATCACCTTGCCAGACGACTCCTCGGTGATCGTGCCCCACGCCTTCAGGCAGTACGACTTGGCCGGGATCGTCCACTGGACGTAGTGCTGGCGGCCGCCGTCGGACGGCAACGCACGCAGGTTCCGGCAGTTGCCGTCGCCGATCTCCTCGCGATTGACGCGGAGCCGGTAGTAGGTGCCGTTGTCCGACCAGCCGTCGAGGAGCAACCAGTCCCCGCCGCGGACGAACCGCTCCGCGTAGGAGGGCGGCCACTTGGCAGGGTCGCCCCAGCTGATCCGCGACTCGCCGCTGCCCTGCGGGTTCCACGCCCACTGGCCGGCCACCTTGCCGCCGGACCAGTACTGCCCGGCGCTGCGCGCGAGCATCCGCGAGTACTGGTCGTAGGTCGGCTGCTCCGCCGCCTGCGCGGGTGCCGCGGTACCGGCGGAACAGACGGTGACAACCGTGATCAGCGCGATCACGAGAGCGAACATGCGTGGTCCCATCGCACCCCCCGGGTGCGGCACGCTATCGGGTGACGGACTCGACGATCATGGGGCCGTCCGGTCCGCCTCGGTGCTGCTCCCGGCGCCTACCTGTCGAGATCCGCGCCCTGCCGACTACGAGGCCGGCTTGCGGGGCAGGCCCGGCGGGTTGATCTCGGAGGTGGGCACGGCCTCGCTGCCGAGGTTCCAGCGGCCCAGCACCTCGGCGTACCGGCCGTTCTGGATCACGGTGTTCAGCGCCTCGTTGAGCGCGCGGACGAGCCCGTTGTCCTTGCGGGTCATGGCGGCGATGTCGGCCGTGATGTCGCCCCCGCCCGACACCGACCCGACGATCTTGGTCGTGCCGCCGACGGCGACGTGGTAGGCGAGCGTCGGGTTCGGGCCGAGGTAGGCGTCGATCCGCCCGGAGTCCAGGGCGAGGTAGTAGTCGCCGGTGCTCTGGTAGTACCGGAAGTTCACGGGGGCGAGCCCGGCGGCGCGGTTCTGCTCGTCCCAGCCCAGCAGGATCTCCTCCTGGTTGGTGCCCGAGCTCACCGAGATCGTGAGACCGGCGACGTCCTTCGGCTCTGCGATCTGCTGGATCTGCGAGTCCTTCCGCACCTCGAACGACACGGTGTCGACGCGGTAGGTCGCGAAGTCGTACTTGTCCTTGCGCTCCTCGGTGACCGTGACGTTCGAGAAGCCGGCGTCGTACTGGCCCGACTCGACGGAGAGGAACAGGTTCTCCCACGAGGTCGGCTCCAGGCGCAGCTCCAGCCCGAGGACGTCGGCGACCAGCTGTGCGACGTCCGGTTCGACGCCGATCACCGTTGTGTCGTCGTCGGCGCGGAACGACAGCGGCGGACCCGCCGTGCCGGTCGTACCGACGACGAGCTTTCCGCGGTCGCGGACCGCCTGGGGCACGAGCGCAGCGATCGCGTCCACCTTCTCGGCGCGTACCCGGTGCTGCTCCGGACTCGTGTTCACCGTGACGCCTGCCGGCGCGGCCTGCTGGCCGGTCTGGTCCGGATCCGGACCTGCGCACGCGACGGCGGCGAACATCAACAGGACGGCGGCCAGGAGGGATCGCGGGAACCTCGGCACGGGTTTTCCTCCGGAATCAGTGACGGACGGCGCCGAGGAACGCGCGGGTGCGCTCCTCGCGGGGGGAGTCGAGGACCTGAGCGGGCGGGCCCTGCTCGACGATGCGGCCGGCGTCGAGGAACACCACGGTGTCCGCCGCCTCGCGGGCGAAGCCGATCTCGTGGGTGACGACGACCATGGTGGTGCCGGTGCGGGCGAGGTCGCGCATCACGTCGAGCACCTCACCGACGAGCTCCGGGTCGAGCGCGGAGGTCGGTTCGTCGAACAGCACGAGCTTCGGACGCAGGGCGAGCGCCCGCGCGATCGCGACCCGTTGCTGCTGGCCGCCGGACAGGCGGCGCGGGTACTCCTGCGCCTTGTCCGAGAGCCCGACGCGCTCCAGCAGCTCCCGCGCGTGAGCGGTGGCCTCGGCGCGGTCGCGGCCCTGCGCCGACAACGGAGCCTCCACCACGTTCTCCAGCACCGTGAGGTGGCCGAACAGGTTGAAGCTCTGGAAGACGAACCCGATGCGGGTGCGCCGGCGCAGGATGTGCCGCTCGGAGAGCTCGTGCAGCCGGTTGCCGGAGCGGCGGTAGCCCATGAGCTCGCCGTCGACGAGCACGAACCCCTTGTCGACCTTCTCCAGGTGGTTGATCGTGCGCAGCAGCGTGGACTTGCCCGAGCCGGACGGTCCGAGCAGCACCGTGACCTCGCCCTTCCGGACGGTGAGGTCGACGCCGTGCAGGACGTCCAGCGCGCCGAAGCTCTTGTGGACGCCGCGCAGCTCGACCATGGGCGCGCTCACGAGCCACTCCGCCGCACGGTGGCCCGCAGCCGCTGGAGCGGGGTGGGCGGCAGCGCCCGCTGCGCGCCGCGAGCGTAGTGGCGCTCGACGTAGAACTGCCCGATCGACATGACGGTGGTGAGCGCGAGGTACCAGATGGCGGCGACGAGCAGCAGCGGGATCACGCGGCCGTTGCGGGTGTAGATCACCTGCACCTGGTAGAAGAGCTCCGACAGCGCCATGATGTAGACCACCGACGTGCCCTTGACCAGGCCGATCAGCTCGTTGCCCGCCGTCGGCACGATCGTGCGCATGGCCTGCGGCAGCTGGATCCGGCCGAACTGCCGCAGCTTCGGGATGCCCAGCGCGGCGGCCGCCTCGAGCTGACCCTGGTCCACCGCGAGGAACCCCGCCCGCACCACCTCGGCGGCGTATGCGGCCTGGTGCAGCGCGAGCCCGAGCACCGCGGCCGTCAAGGGGCTGACCAGGTCCATCGTGCCGAACTCGACGAACGTCGGGCCGAACGGGATGCCGACCCCGATCGTCCGGTAGAGCAGCGCGAGGTTGTACCAGAAGAGCAGCTGCAGGATCAGCGGGACCGAGCGGAAGACCCAGATGTAGGTCCAGCTCACCGAGCGCAGGAGCGGGTTGGGCGACATCCGCATCACCGCGAGCACCGTGCCCAGCACGAAGCCGACGACGATCCCGAGCGCCGTGAGCTGCAGCGTGAGCACCACCGACCGCAGGATCGACGGCGCGAACAGGAACTGCCCGACCGTCGGCCAGTCCCACGCCGGGTTCGTGACGAGCGCGTTGATCGCCATCGCCAGCAGCACGGCGACCACGCCCGTGGCGGCCCACCGCCACGGGTGGCGCGCCGGGACGACGGTGAGCTCCTCGGCCACCGCGGGCAGGACGGGCGCCGGTGCGGCCTCCCGGGAGACGGTCACGGCTGCAACTCCTTCTCGAACGGGTGCGGGCCGATCCGCTCGGGCGGGAGATCGGGGTCGTAGAGCGGCGTGTATCCGGTGGCGAGGTAGAGGCCTTTCGCCTCGGGCTGGCGCGGTCCGGTGGTGAGGTGGATCCGCCGGTAGCCGCGCGCCGCGATCTCCCGCTCCAGCTCGGCGAGCACCCGGCGGGCGAGACCGCGCCGCCGGTGCGCCGAGTGCGTCCAGATCCGCTTCAGCTCGGCCGTGTGCTCGTCGAGGCGGCGGAACGCGCCCCCGGCCACCGGCTCGCCGTCGTCGAGGAGGAGCAGGATCCCGCCGTCGGGCGGGCCGAACTCGGCGGCGCCCCGCAACGCCTCCTGGTGCAGGTCACCCAGCGTGTGGCCGTAGCGGGCGGAGTACTCCCGGTCCAGGTCGGCGAGCAAAGGCAGGACGAGTGGATCGGTGTAGGCGACGAGCCGCACGTCGAGCGCGGGTGCGCTCATCGAGGTCCTCCGGAGGAAAGCAGGTGGGAACGACCGCGACAGCGGCGTCCGGGGGAATGCGCGGAGGGCTCAGCGACAGAGCGCGGTCTGCGTGCGGCAGAGGTCGACATGCCGCCGCCGCGACCCGGAGAAACGCATACCCAAAGATATGTCGGCACTCATCCGGGTTGTCAAGTGGTTAGGCGAGTTCGGACAATTGCCCGGACATATCCCGCGAGAAATGTCCGGGGTGAGAACGAAGCCGGCCACCGGTCCGCCGGGGCTATCCGGGACGCCAACTGTGCGAGATTACGCACAGCTGGGTAATCAATTGTTCTGGACAGGTGTCCGATCCCTCACCGGTGCGCGCCGATTTGTGAACGCAGCTGTGCGCACCCGGTTCCACCGGCCTACGGTGGTTGGCATGGCCGGACCCACCTGTGGCCCATGAGACTTCCGACCTATCCGTGGTGGATGGTCACCGCGCTCGCGGTCACCTCGACGGCGGGCTACGGGGTTCTCACCTACGCGTTCGCCGTGCTGCTCGTGCCGATGCAGGAGGCGCTCGGCGCCGACCGGACGGCCGTCACCGGCGCCCAGACCGTGTCGCTCCTGGCTGCGGCGCTCGCCGCGGTGCCGGCCGGGCGCTGGCTCGACCGGTGGGGTGGGCGCGCCCTGATGGTCGGGTGTTCGCTCCTCGCCACGCTGCTGGTGCTCGCCTGGTCGCAGGTCACCAGCGTCCTCGCGTTGTACGCGGTGTCGATCGGGCTCGGCATCGCGTCGGCCGGTGTGCTGTACGAAGCGGCGTTCGCCGTCGTCGTCACCTGGTTCGAGGATCCCCGGCGCGGCACGGCGATGCTGGCGATCACGATCGTCGGCGGGTTCGCCTCGACGATCTTCATGCCGCTCACGGCCGTCCTGGTCGAGGCGCACGGCTGGCGGCAGGCGCTCGTCGTGCTCGGCCTGGTCTACGGCGCTCTCACCGTTCCGCTGCACCTGCTGGTGCGCCGTCCGCGCAACGTCGTGCCGCGGCGTCGCGAGGCCCGGCAGAGCATCGCCGGCGCCGTCCGCGACCCCGGGTACTGGCTGATCGCCGGCGTCTTCGTCGCCCAGGGGGTCGGGATCTTCGTGGTCGGTGTGCACCTGGTGGCGTACCTGCGCGAGCTCGGCCACGCCCCGACCGTCGCCGCGAACGTCGCCGGCCTGCTCGGCGTGATGTCGGTGACCGGCCGCGTGGTGACCACCTTCGCGGTGCGCCGGTACGGGTTGACCGTGGTGGCCGCTGTCTTCGTCGTCCAGGCCGTCGGGCTGGCGTTGCTACCCGTGGTGGGGCAGGCGCTGGCGCCCGCGGTCGGATGCGTGCTGGCCGTCGGGCTCGGGTTCGGGGTGAGCACCATCGCCCGCCCCACGCTGCTCGCCGACCGGTACGGGGTGGCCGGGTACGCCACCCTGGCCGGGCTGCTGGCCGCCGTGCTCACGGCGACCAAGGCGCTCGCACCCCTCGGCGCGGCGTGGCTGCGCACCGCCGCCGGCAGCTACACGCCGGTCGTGGTGATCTCCGCGGCCGGTGGGATCCTCGGCGCGGCCGGGCTGCTCGCGCTCCGCCCCGCGCGCTCGGTCACCCGAACTCCCGTTGCCTGACCGGGCCGTTGGGGTCGAGGGATCAGACCGCCCCTTCCGGACGCAGCCAGGCGGTCCACCGCTCGACGGCGAGGTATCCCATCCGCTCGTAGACGGGCCTGCCGTCGTCGCTGGCCATGAGCACCGCCGGCCGCTCCGGATCGGAGAGGGTGGCCGCCCACGTCGCGGCCGCCCCTGCGCCCCGACCCCGCGCCGAAGGCAGGGTGGCGACGAACTCGACGAGCGTGACACCGGCGTGGTGGTGGGCCGCTGCCACTGCCACCGGCGCCCCATCAAACCAGGCGGTCCAGACGCGGGTGTTCGGCTGCAGGAGCGTCGGGTCGAGCAGGTCGCCCGGGGTCAACGGCTCCAGCTCCGGCATCGGGTAGCCCTCGACGAGGATCCGCTCGGCCACTGCCAGGTCCTCCGCGCCGTGCACCTCACGGACCTCGATGCCCGGCGGCACCGTGTCCGGCCCGGGGCCGGGAACGCGCACCATCAGCGGCGGATGCCCGACCAGACCGAGCCCGTGCGGGCGTAGATCCGGCGTGGGCCACGCGCTGACCAGCAGGTAGGGGACGTGGCTGGGGAACAGCGTGCCGATGTCGGCGAGAACCTCCTCGGGACGGGTCAGCGGCTGCATGAGGATCACGGGATTGGTCAGCGCGCCGCGGTCGCCGATCCACCCCCCGGCCCACGTCGGGCCGCTGCGCCACGGCCGGCCCGCGGCAGCAGCCACCGCGGTCGGCCACGACGCGTGCACGAGCACGGCCTGCCGGACCAGGGTGTCGTCTGGGGGCAGATCGGGTTCCCAGCCCGTCGTGAGGTGTTCGTCCTGGGGCGGGAGGATCGATGCGCTCATGGGGGGCTCCTCGCAATGCGTGCCGGAAGGACTCGCGAGGAGGCCGTGCGGCGCTACGTGCAACCGGGCTGTCGGAGGGGTGTGTGATGCTGGCCGCGTGGTCGTCGACTTCGATGCCGAGCTGTGGGTGTGGGACGCGCGGCGCGGCGACAGCTGGGTCTTCGTGAGCCTGCCCGAGGAGGCGTCGGAGGACATCCGCGAGCTCGCCGACGGGCCGCGCCGCGGCTTCGGATCGGTGCGGGTCAGGGCGACCGTCGGCGGCAGCACGTGGACCACTTCGATCTTCCCGGGGGAGCGGGGCTACGTGCTCCCGCTCAAGCGCCCCGTTCGCACGGCCGAAGGCCTCGACGTGGGTGATGTCGCCACGGTGAGCGTCGAGCTGCTCGACCTCTGACCCCGGGAGCGCTGAACTCAGAGGGTGCGCGGGCGGCCGGCGAGCGCGCCGGTGACGGCCTGCGCGCCCACCACCGCGAGCAGCACGGTGAACGGCACCGTCCAGCCACCGGTGGTCTCGCGCAGCAGCCCGACCAGGAACGGGCCGGTGCCGGCGATCAGGTAGCCGATGCCCTGTGCCATGCCGGACAGGCCGGCCGTGCGCGCCGCGGACGACGCCCGTAGCGCGATGACCGTGAGGGCGAGGGAGAACACGCTCATCCCGAGCCCGAGCAGGAGGACCCAGGGCAGCGCCTGCCACGGCCCGGCGGTGGGGACCAGTAGGAGGCCGACGAGCCCCGCCGCCCCGCACGCGCTCAGCGCGAGGATCCAACCGCTCTGGCCGCAGCCGCGACCGGCCAGCGGGGGCACCAGCAGGCTGACCGGGAGGGCGACGATCGACAGCAGGCCGAGCAGGAGGCCGGCGTCCGTGCGGTTGACGCCACGGTCCATCAGCGCGAGCGGGAGCCAGTTCATCACGGCGAAGGCGACGAACGCCTGCAGCCCGAAGAAAGCGGTGATCGTCCACGCGAGCGGTGAGGCGAGTACGGACTCGCGGACCCCATCCGCCGGGCCCGCGGCGGCCGTGCTCGGACGGCCCCACGCGAACCAGCCGGCGAGCGCGACGGCGCCGATCGCGGCCCAGCTCGCGAGGGCCGGCCGCCACCCGCCCAGGCCCTCGGCGAGCAGCGGGGTGAACGCGAACCCGAGCGTGGCACCGGCCTGGAGCGCAGCGGTGTAGAGGCCCGTGACCAGGCCGACGCGGGCGGGGAACCCGGCCCGGACGACCACCGGCACGAGCACACCCGCGACGGCGACCCCGCTCGTCGCGACGACCGTGGCGGCGATCATCAGGTCCGGGCCGCCGAGGACCCGGAGCACCAGCCCGGCCGTGATGGCGGAAAGCGCCACGGCGATCGCGCCACGCAACCCCAGCCACCGGGCCAGCTGCGGCGCGACCGCGCCGGCCGCCGCGAGGCAGAGGACCGGCACTGTGGTGAGCAGCCCGACCCACCCCGCGGTGGCGGCGAACGTGGCTCGGGCCTGGTCGAGCACCGGGCCGACGCTGGTGATGGCCGGGCGCAGGTTGAACGCCACGAGGATCACGGCGGCGGCGAGCAGCGCGGATCCGGCGCCCGTGCGGCCGGGCCGGGTCGTCTGTTCCGCCATGGTCGGCATCCTCCACCAGACAGCACCGCGGCGAAGCCGTGGACCGGTCAGACGGGCCGAGGGTGTCGCGACAAGCGGGCCTGAGTGGCTGCGGCGCGGCCCAGGCGTCGCCGCTTCGTCTGCGGGTGCCCGGGTGGTGCGGGTGCGGTGCTGCGGTAGCGGTGCCCGGTCGGCGTCGTGATCTCCACGGTGTGCCGGGCCCCGTCCTGTGGTCGGGCGTGCCAGCCGGGTGCCTGGCGGGCGTGGTTGCACTGGGCGCACAGCCCGTTGCCGTTGTCGGCCGAGGTGGCCCCGCCCTCGTGATGGGGCAGGGCGTGGTCGATGTGCCGGATCGGGGCATCGCACCAGGGGGTGCGGCAGAACTGGTCACGGACCTCGATGAACCGCGCCAACCCGGCCGGGAACACCCTGCGGGTCGACTCCATCCCGATCAACCGGCCGGTGTCGGGGGTGGCGTACAGCCGCCGCACCCACGCCGACTCGTTCTCGGCCGCCGACACCGCCAGGCGCCGGGCCAAATCAGCCGGGATCGGCCCGTGCCCGGTCAGAACCGCGGGTTGGTCGTCCTGGCCGAACAGGGTGCTGCTGCCCATGATCAGGTTGACTTCGATCGGGACCGCCGTGGCGGTGGCCTGCCCGGTGACCCGCTGCACCAGGATGTCGGCCATCAACTGGCCGCGGGTGCGTCCGTCGCCGGTGGCGATCGCGGTGTCGGCGGCCTTGCGCAGCGCCGCGTGGACGGCGGC includes:
- a CDS encoding MFS transporter; amino-acid sequence: MSNTRPAATLVVMCACAALVVGFVASVNLALPLLADALAPSSSALLWVVDGYVLVFACLVIPGGAAGDRFGRKGVLTAGLATVALGALVSALAPTIPVLLAGRVVAGIGAAAVLPNTLGCLLHATPPERRPAAIGWWAAATGVGGIIGNVGGGALLAAGGWRSLFAGVVPIAVALAVAVAATTPVSPRTARPLRPVATLMLTGGTFALLLGIIEAPELGWAGPVVIGGFVLAVGLYAAWARAELRAERPLLDPRLFRIPLLRSSCLGMVVCFFGMFGLFFVNASFLQYGKGYGVLATGLGLVPLVVPLLAGARFAPWISARLAPAVQLAAAFALIGGGLVGLSTVGRATPYPIYAAGLVVIGTGCALALPRLSADIAGSLPPEQAGVSGGLQSTTRELGSALGVAVIGTVLTGAFVAGLPPVLAGGTTVPHTVAAALAIAPDAATRSAVLDAFVAAVDTGFFAIGLTTLVTGALVTAQSVASARARRSPERVLYRG
- a CDS encoding LysR family transcriptional regulator produces the protein MPPDLDLNLLKVLDALATEGSVTGAARRLHLSVPATSRALARLRRAFADPVFVRAGRGLAPTPFTLRVAPQVRSLLDAVDGVLTSERELDPATLDRRFTIRINDGVASTLALHLVRRVSAEAPRVTLRFVGEGAEEVEALRDGTVDIDVGVGDAAATDLREAQLYVDSLTLVVDAGSELGRSADPSPAQVCAHPHVVASRRGISRGPLDDALAAHGLARHVAAVVGSFAVAALMVAGSDLVGLVPRRLAEQYGAMLGLRALAPPIDLPPVPIRAQWHGRLDADPAQRWLRAHLRAAASPG
- a CDS encoding ABC transporter substrate-binding protein, with translation MPRFPRSLLAAVLLMFAAVACAGPDPDQTGQQAAPAGVTVNTSPEQHRVRAEKVDAIAALVPQAVRDRGKLVVGTTGTAGPPLSFRADDDTTVIGVEPDVAQLVADVLGLELRLEPTSWENLFLSVESGQYDAGFSNVTVTEERKDKYDFATYRVDTVSFEVRKDSQIQQIAEPKDVAGLTISVSSGTNQEEILLGWDEQNRAAGLAPVNFRYYQSTGDYYLALDSGRIDAYLGPNPTLAYHVAVGGTTKIVGSVSGGGDITADIAAMTRKDNGLVRALNEALNTVIQNGRYAEVLGRWNLGSEAVPTSEINPPGLPRKPAS
- a CDS encoding amino acid ABC transporter ATP-binding protein, producing the protein MVELRGVHKSFGALDVLHGVDLTVRKGEVTVLLGPSGSGKSTLLRTINHLEKVDKGFVLVDGELMGYRRSGNRLHELSERHILRRRTRIGFVFQSFNLFGHLTVLENVVEAPLSAQGRDRAEATAHARELLERVGLSDKAQEYPRRLSGGQQQRVAIARALALRPKLVLFDEPTSALDPELVGEVLDVMRDLARTGTTMVVVTHEIGFAREAADTVVFLDAGRIVEQGPPAQVLDSPREERTRAFLGAVRH
- a CDS encoding amino acid ABC transporter permease; this translates as MTVSREAAPAPVLPAVAEELTVVPARHPWRWAATGVVAVLLAMAINALVTNPAWDWPTVGQFLFAPSILRSVVLTLQLTALGIVVGFVLGTVLAVMRMSPNPLLRSVSWTYIWVFRSVPLILQLLFWYNLALLYRTIGVGIPFGPTFVEFGTMDLVSPLTAAVLGLALHQAAYAAEVVRAGFLAVDQGQLEAAAALGIPKLRQFGRIQLPQAMRTIVPTAGNELIGLVKGTSVVYIMALSELFYQVQVIYTRNGRVIPLLLVAAIWYLALTTVMSIGQFYVERHYARGAQRALPPTPLQRLRATVRRSGS
- a CDS encoding GNAT family N-acetyltransferase, which translates into the protein MSAPALDVRLVAYTDPLVLPLLADLDREYSARYGHTLGDLHQEALRGAAEFGPPDGGILLLLDDGEPVAGGAFRRLDEHTAELKRIWTHSAHRRRGLARRVLAELEREIAARGYRRIHLTTGPRQPEAKGLYLATGYTPLYDPDLPPERIGPHPFEKELQP
- a CDS encoding MFS transporter: MRLPTYPWWMVTALAVTSTAGYGVLTYAFAVLLVPMQEALGADRTAVTGAQTVSLLAAALAAVPAGRWLDRWGGRALMVGCSLLATLLVLAWSQVTSVLALYAVSIGLGIASAGVLYEAAFAVVVTWFEDPRRGTAMLAITIVGGFASTIFMPLTAVLVEAHGWRQALVVLGLVYGALTVPLHLLVRRPRNVVPRRREARQSIAGAVRDPGYWLIAGVFVAQGVGIFVVGVHLVAYLRELGHAPTVAANVAGLLGVMSVTGRVVTTFAVRRYGLTVVAAVFVVQAVGLALLPVVGQALAPAVGCVLAVGLGFGVSTIARPTLLADRYGVAGYATLAGLLAAVLTATKALAPLGAAWLRTAAGSYTPVVVISAAGGILGAAGLLALRPARSVTRTPVA
- a CDS encoding GNAT family N-acetyltransferase, with amino-acid sequence MSASILPPQDEHLTTGWEPDLPPDDTLVRQAVLVHASWPTAVAAAAGRPWRSGPTWAGGWIGDRGALTNPVILMQPLTRPEEVLADIGTLFPSHVPYLLVSAWPTPDLRPHGLGLVGHPPLMVRVPGPGPDTVPPGIEVREVHGAEDLAVAERILVEGYPMPELEPLTPGDLLDPTLLQPNTRVWTAWFDGAPVAVAAAHHHAGVTLVEFVATLPSARGRGAGAAATWAATLSDPERPAVLMASDDGRPVYERMGYLAVERWTAWLRPEGAV
- a CDS encoding DUF1905 domain-containing protein, with product MVVDFDAELWVWDARRGDSWVFVSLPEEASEDIRELADGPRRGFGSVRVRATVGGSTWTTSIFPGERGYVLPLKRPVRTAEGLDVGDVATVSVELLDL
- a CDS encoding MFS transporter; the protein is MAEQTTRPGRTGAGSALLAAAVILVAFNLRPAITSVGPVLDQARATFAATAGWVGLLTTVPVLCLAAAGAVAPQLARWLGLRGAIAVALSAITAGLVLRVLGGPDLMIAATVVATSGVAVAGVLVPVVVRAGFPARVGLVTGLYTAALQAGATLGFAFTPLLAEGLGGWRPALASWAAIGAVALAGWFAWGRPSTAAAGPADGVRESVLASPLAWTITAFFGLQAFVAFAVMNWLPLALMDRGVNRTDAGLLLGLLSIVALPVSLLVPPLAGRGCGQSGWILALSACGAAGLVGLLLVPTAGPWQALPWVLLLGLGMSVFSLALTVIALRASSAARTAGLSGMAQGIGYLIAGTGPFLVGLLRETTGGWTVPFTVLLAVVGAQAVTGALAGRPRTL
- a CDS encoding HNH endonuclease signature motif containing protein, with protein sequence MSDAERIDQIRALERLKSAAAAAQARLAVDLDTSVRAAHAAAGIPAGRQGRGVAVQVALARQESSYRGGRHLGLAKMLVTEMPHTLAALESGELSEWRAGLLARETDCLSREHRGFIDTTLCADPTVLHGWGYRRLITEIQKLACRLDPASVARRRGKAESERRVTCRPAPDTMACMSALLPVAQGAAVHAALRKAADTAIATGDGRTRGQLMADILVQRVTGQATATAVPIEVNLIMGSSTLFGQDDQPAVLTGHGPIPADLARRLAVSAAENESAWVRRLYATPDTGRLIGMESTRRVFPAGLARFIEVRDQFCRTPWCDAPIRHIDHALPHHEGGATSADNGNGLCAQCNHARQAPGWHARPQDGARHTVEITTPTGHRYRSTAPAPPGHPQTKRRRLGRAAATQARLSRHPRPV